One window from the genome of Bdellovibrionales bacterium encodes:
- a CDS encoding FecR domain-containing protein, translating into MKMLLGISTVLSLVSVAAWAEPMYGVLMVVKGSVKVQNASKQTTDAKVGSKVAEGDTVITAADSRAKIVMSDRNVINVNPDTQVQIAKYENDAASGKKNVEMNLLQGKVRNNVEQTYDGEKNKFLIKTPTAVAGVRGTQFLAGFDPKTKMTSIVTFKGAVTLASIGANGAMIGTPVVIKKGEMTQSAPDKTPEAPKAVPKEDMKKMDGESTASNKESKKDGDQKREVASESSSSSKETAKEGVPAGLPPAPAPMVDAKDMDAGAISKDIKVQTSVVGTPPPTAPTPPKTAPTATPIQVRSGNTLLKVVPKLPPSN; encoded by the coding sequence ATGAAGATGCTTTTGGGGATTTCGACGGTATTGTCTTTGGTTTCTGTGGCCGCGTGGGCCGAGCCGATGTACGGCGTATTGATGGTGGTTAAGGGCTCCGTCAAAGTTCAAAACGCGAGCAAGCAAACAACCGACGCCAAAGTCGGCAGTAAAGTTGCCGAGGGCGACACGGTCATTACAGCGGCGGACTCCCGCGCAAAGATCGTGATGTCAGATCGTAACGTCATCAACGTGAATCCTGATACGCAAGTACAAATCGCAAAATACGAAAACGATGCCGCTTCTGGAAAGAAGAACGTCGAGATGAACCTGCTGCAAGGTAAAGTTCGTAATAACGTCGAGCAAACTTATGACGGTGAGAAGAACAAGTTCTTGATCAAAACGCCCACCGCGGTTGCAGGTGTGCGTGGAACGCAGTTCTTGGCGGGCTTTGACCCAAAAACGAAAATGACTTCGATCGTGACTTTCAAGGGGGCGGTGACGCTTGCTTCGATCGGCGCGAACGGTGCCATGATCGGAACTCCTGTGGTTATTAAAAAAGGTGAAATGACTCAATCGGCTCCGGATAAAACTCCAGAAGCGCCAAAGGCCGTACCTAAAGAAGACATGAAAAAGATGGATGGCGAATCCACAGCTAGTAATAAAGAATCAAAAAAAGATGGCGATCAAAAACGTGAAGTAGCTTCGGAGAGCTCTTCATCATCAAAGGAAACCGCTAAAGAGGGTGTTCCCGCTGGATTGCCGCCAGCTCCGGCTCCGATGGTTGATGCAAAAGACATGGATGCGGGCGCAATCAGTAAAGACATCAAAGTGCAAACGAGCGTTGTCGGCACACCTCCACCAACAGCTCCGACGCCTCCAAAGACAGCTCCAACGGCGACACCGATTCAAGTGCGTAGTGGGAATACTCTTTTGAAAGTCGTACCGAAGTTACCACCATCGAATTAG
- a CDS encoding tetratricopeptide repeat protein: MKRITLFLLAFVFAPVTFAKENKISQSQAIMVELRDATGEAEEQTIRVKEVESGKITQLTLSKDPSTPQVWSGYFVIQFFKGDTSTKTLDFQTQSGESFNAAISQGKAVQKVTLFKTPEELALYEATQVEEKQKIAEKQIAKQIQVAKPKNPAIPINKEKVEQLVRQQGKLQEAAQLSLEEAQAKKRMALIEQQQKMSEEAKKKKKAEAAEIVKKADSLYASKDYAGAEKLYSQATDLDPAEESYLYRYGVSLYKIGNYNKSLATLSLADVDQEQTVEKDYYVALNNLKLKNYDKALRQLVEIREENSPELSPIASFFAGNIEVQQQKFIEARRSMEYVLDNSKDPKLDKSAEAMLEQIDKMESYYESKKEKYRLSAFAGLLYDTNVLNTAENNAATDTKAWRLNYGASALAILTRTMTSDFGAKLSYSDYYSMDSSFQKNADIQAADTMEVGITLPYHLDFKSGKRDFNLEVIPGYKNTYIPNTSGVREVALKTTEMSTTLSTPMKQDLYLSGRLDLGSDQNFLETATGDDDLSATRYGFTLIPTQMLDLKGEKTLIGELGYLYNNATGKNNRYKKLSLAATVSYPTYFKGTSSLRADYAIQDYSDAATPRKDTNIALTASYTKDLNKQWNMLLSIQATTANSDVDTYKYNKFLVTSLFTYTTSILDKK; this comes from the coding sequence ATGAAAAGAATCACGCTGTTTCTGCTGGCCTTTGTATTTGCACCGGTTACTTTTGCTAAAGAAAATAAAATATCGCAGTCCCAAGCGATTATGGTTGAATTGCGTGACGCTACCGGAGAAGCCGAAGAGCAGACCATTCGCGTGAAAGAAGTAGAATCGGGTAAAATTACTCAACTGACACTGAGTAAAGATCCATCAACTCCGCAGGTTTGGAGTGGATACTTCGTGATCCAGTTTTTTAAAGGTGATACCTCGACGAAAACTTTGGATTTCCAAACTCAATCGGGAGAATCTTTTAACGCGGCTATTTCTCAAGGCAAAGCGGTTCAGAAAGTCACCTTGTTTAAAACTCCTGAGGAACTCGCTCTTTATGAGGCTACGCAGGTAGAAGAGAAACAGAAGATCGCCGAGAAACAAATTGCTAAGCAAATTCAAGTAGCAAAACCGAAAAATCCCGCGATACCGATTAATAAAGAAAAAGTAGAGCAGTTAGTTCGGCAGCAAGGTAAATTGCAAGAGGCTGCGCAGCTTTCGTTAGAAGAAGCTCAGGCTAAAAAGCGAATGGCTTTAATTGAGCAGCAGCAAAAAATGTCTGAAGAAGCTAAGAAGAAAAAGAAAGCAGAAGCTGCAGAAATCGTGAAGAAAGCAGATTCTCTTTACGCCAGCAAAGACTACGCTGGCGCGGAAAAGCTCTATTCTCAAGCCACGGATTTAGATCCAGCAGAGGAGTCTTACCTTTATCGTTACGGGGTGAGCCTCTATAAAATTGGCAACTACAATAAATCTTTGGCGACCCTGTCACTTGCAGATGTCGACCAAGAACAAACTGTAGAAAAAGACTACTATGTTGCACTCAATAATTTAAAACTGAAAAACTATGACAAAGCTTTGAGGCAGCTGGTGGAAATCCGTGAGGAAAACTCGCCAGAGTTAAGTCCGATTGCCTCGTTTTTTGCTGGTAATATCGAAGTTCAGCAGCAGAAGTTTATCGAAGCACGCAGAAGTATGGAGTATGTGCTCGACAACTCCAAAGATCCTAAACTTGATAAATCTGCAGAAGCGATGCTTGAGCAGATCGATAAGATGGAAAGTTACTACGAGAGTAAGAAAGAAAAATATCGTCTTTCTGCATTCGCCGGGCTCTTATATGATACGAATGTTCTAAATACGGCGGAGAATAATGCCGCTACAGATACCAAGGCTTGGCGTCTAAACTATGGTGCGAGCGCATTGGCTATCTTAACTCGGACTATGACTTCAGACTTTGGGGCTAAGCTTTCTTACTCGGATTACTATAGCATGGATTCAAGCTTCCAAAAGAATGCAGATATTCAAGCTGCTGATACGATGGAAGTGGGTATTACACTGCCCTATCACCTTGATTTTAAGAGTGGCAAAAGAGACTTCAATCTGGAAGTCATTCCTGGATACAAAAACACGTATATACCAAACACCAGTGGCGTTCGCGAGGTGGCGTTGAAAACGACGGAGATGTCTACAACGCTTTCGACGCCAATGAAACAGGATTTGTATCTTTCAGGTCGATTAGACTTGGGTTCTGATCAAAACTTCTTAGAAACAGCCACTGGAGATGACGATCTTTCGGCAACTCGTTATGGATTTACTTTGATTCCAACTCAGATGTTAGACCTTAAAGGTGAAAAAACTCTCATTGGAGAGCTTGGTTATTTGTACAACAATGCAACTGGAAAAAATAATCGCTATAAAAAGCTAAGCCTTGCGGCGACGGTTTCGTATCCGACTTATTTTAAAGGCACCAGTTCATTACGTGCAGACTATGCGATCCAAGACTATAGTGATGCAGCGACTCCGCGCAAAGATACCAATATTGCACTGACAGCAAGTTATACCAAAGATTTGAATAAGCAGTGGAACATGCTTTTAAGTATTCAAGCGACAACGGCCAACTCCGACGTGGATACTTATAAATATAATAAGTTCCTCGTTACGAGTCTTTTCACCTATACAACGAGCATTTTGGATAAAAAGTAA
- a CDS encoding adenylate/guanylate cyclase domain-containing protein yields the protein MKTERISLLIGFTITICVFAFSLQYYKYKETPTVRRTDSPFMETVEVLDLRFNDLKYKLRKPVKSEAPVALIAIDDASVREIGRWPWSRELVSEMTSKLIDSGVSSVGFDVIFSEPEKGFLEADAKFGDLIKKNPDKIILGTFSENQHDYKPYQDLCVAEAFLKNGGDQVAKLNPKFAIDEPGNAIDELNWAPLFNLFFENVQQQTQEEALASLGKKSVDDLSAFQKNNLSARKSQALFDYCKTWLTKSDVFMEPGVVERVEPLYLKLTAENKELSGLSFRDFAEKVKSSYKNHPIPQYGEWTPNVPIMQNPAAFTASFIAMLDADGYVRRYPLYYRSGNKLGSSFIPSLALESYLLSGPYRAEVKMGLRSNGEKKLEEFNIYNMDANPETKVMSIPVDKSGEVLVNFYGRQMSLPYVSARELFNDKPTVHVQRGIKTAEGKQLQILETEVDKKEFFKGRSVLVGATAVGLYDLRNTPVEANYPGPELHLTMLANLLEQNFLTAWSKENAVMPWFFLILGITLTVIWAYVDSVVSFSVLLVALIIGLGVDLFFFLQKKMMIHTFLPYVLVIFCFFSIQLYRYFTEEKKKRELKSTFSKYVSPAVVDELLKDAENLKLGGRKEHMSVFFSDVRGFTTISEKLPPEELSRVLNLYLTPMTEIVFKNNGTLDKYIGDAIMAFFGAPIKHPQHAKEACRCALQNLEKLKELQKEFEAQGLPHIDIGIGINTGAMSVGNMGSNIVQNYTVMGDSVNLAARLEGINKEYGTRIIISQFTYEEAKDAFTAREIDRVRVKGKYEPVRIFELVCEGEPLDKTAETLKLFGQGYELYHQKKFSEAQDLFKKAFAVSQNDPVSELYIERCQDYLDSAPPEDWDGVFVMKTK from the coding sequence ATGAAAACAGAACGAATTAGCTTACTTATCGGCTTTACCATCACCATCTGTGTGTTTGCCTTTTCCCTTCAATATTACAAATACAAAGAAACGCCGACCGTTCGCCGCACCGACAGTCCATTTATGGAAACCGTTGAGGTCCTTGATCTACGCTTTAACGACTTGAAATATAAACTCCGTAAGCCCGTGAAATCCGAAGCCCCCGTGGCTTTGATCGCCATCGACGATGCTTCCGTTCGTGAAATCGGTCGCTGGCCTTGGAGCCGCGAACTCGTATCTGAAATGACCAGCAAACTCATCGACAGTGGCGTGAGCTCTGTCGGATTCGACGTGATCTTTTCTGAGCCTGAAAAAGGATTTCTTGAAGCCGACGCAAAATTTGGCGACCTCATTAAAAAAAATCCAGATAAAATCATCTTAGGAACCTTCAGTGAAAATCAGCATGACTATAAACCTTATCAAGATCTTTGTGTTGCTGAAGCGTTTTTGAAAAATGGCGGAGATCAGGTTGCAAAACTCAATCCGAAGTTTGCCATTGATGAGCCGGGGAATGCGATTGATGAATTAAACTGGGCTCCGCTTTTTAATCTGTTTTTTGAAAACGTTCAGCAACAAACACAAGAGGAAGCGCTCGCTTCTCTCGGGAAAAAAAGCGTCGATGATCTTTCTGCGTTTCAGAAAAATAATCTCAGCGCCAGAAAGTCGCAGGCGTTGTTTGACTACTGCAAAACTTGGCTGACGAAGTCGGATGTTTTTATGGAGCCCGGAGTGGTCGAACGGGTTGAGCCGCTTTATCTGAAACTCACTGCGGAAAATAAAGAACTCTCGGGACTTTCTTTTAGGGATTTCGCTGAGAAAGTAAAAAGCTCTTACAAGAACCACCCGATTCCTCAATATGGGGAGTGGACGCCGAATGTTCCTATCATGCAAAACCCCGCCGCGTTTACGGCAAGCTTCATTGCGATGCTCGATGCCGATGGATATGTTCGTCGTTACCCGCTTTACTATCGCTCGGGCAACAAACTCGGCTCGAGCTTCATTCCGTCCCTCGCGCTTGAAAGCTATTTACTGTCAGGTCCCTATCGTGCTGAAGTAAAAATGGGGTTGCGCTCGAATGGCGAAAAGAAGCTTGAAGAATTTAATATCTACAACATGGATGCAAATCCTGAGACGAAAGTGATGAGCATCCCTGTGGATAAGTCTGGGGAAGTCCTCGTGAACTTCTACGGCCGCCAAATGTCTTTACCCTATGTTTCGGCTCGGGAGCTTTTCAATGACAAACCGACAGTTCACGTTCAGCGAGGAATCAAAACTGCTGAAGGTAAGCAACTGCAGATCCTAGAAACTGAAGTCGATAAGAAAGAATTCTTTAAGGGCCGCAGTGTCCTCGTGGGCGCGACGGCCGTGGGACTCTACGATTTGCGTAATACACCGGTTGAAGCCAACTACCCTGGGCCAGAGCTGCATTTAACGATGCTCGCGAACTTACTCGAGCAAAACTTCCTCACGGCGTGGAGTAAGGAAAATGCGGTGATGCCGTGGTTCTTCCTGATCTTAGGTATCACACTCACGGTAATTTGGGCTTATGTCGATTCTGTGGTCTCATTCTCGGTCTTGTTGGTGGCTCTTATCATCGGACTTGGAGTTGATCTGTTCTTCTTCTTACAAAAGAAGATGATGATCCACACGTTCCTGCCATATGTGCTAGTGATATTCTGTTTCTTTAGTATTCAACTATACCGTTACTTCACTGAAGAAAAGAAAAAGCGAGAACTCAAATCGACGTTCTCAAAATACGTTTCGCCTGCAGTTGTTGATGAACTTCTAAAGGATGCTGAGAACCTGAAACTCGGTGGCCGTAAAGAGCATATGAGTGTGTTCTTCTCGGACGTGCGCGGCTTTACAACGATTTCCGAGAAATTGCCGCCGGAAGAACTCTCGCGTGTGTTGAATTTATATCTCACTCCGATGACCGAGATCGTATTTAAAAATAACGGAACCCTCGATAAATATATCGGTGATGCGATTATGGCGTTCTTTGGTGCGCCAATCAAACATCCTCAGCATGCGAAAGAGGCTTGTCGATGTGCCTTGCAGAACCTTGAAAAGCTCAAAGAGCTGCAAAAAGAATTCGAAGCCCAAGGACTTCCGCATATTGATATCGGGATTGGTATCAATACCGGTGCGATGAGCGTAGGAAACATGGGATCCAACATCGTACAGAACTATACGGTGATGGGTGACTCTGTAAATCTTGCGGCCCGCCTTGAGGGTATTAATAAAGAGTACGGCACAAGAATCATCATCAGCCAATTCACTTACGAAGAAGCAAAAGACGCTTTCACCGCACGCGAGATTGATCGAGTCCGTGTGAAAGGAAAGTATGAGCCTGTGCGTATTTTTGAACTCGTCTGCGAAGGTGAGCCCTTAGATAAAACTGCAGAGACATTAAAGCTCTTCGGGCAAGGCTATGAGCTTTACCATCAGAAAAAGTTTAGTGAGGCTCAGGATCTATTCAAGAAAGCATTTGCTGTGTCTCAGAACGATCCTGTTTCAGAACTTTATATCGAACGCTGCCAAGACTATCTCGATTCAGCTCCACCTGAAGATTGGGACGGAGTCTTTGTGATGAAAACGAAGTAA
- a CDS encoding nitronate monooxygenase codes for MAFKHPIIIQGGMGIAVSNWKLARTVSKTGQLGVVSGTAINSVIVRRLQDGDVDGTVRRALAAFPLQSVTQKILETYFIEGGRAPDKAYKRAPMFSVESPKALLQLTVASSFVEVWLAKEGHSGVVGINLLEKIHLPNLACLYGAMLADVDYVIMGAGIPREIPGALDAFANNEKAGLKIPVEGGDDVVSWFDPKEVMEGMEFKALKRPFFFPIVSSAVLAASLKKKSTGRVDGFIVEGPLAGGHNAPPRGPMKLNDRGEPIYGERDVVSLQDMAALELPFWMAGDYATPAKMKAVRDQGAHGIQVGTLFAFSDESGVDTKLRLEAIHTVMSETPPPGGWIFTDPRSSPTGFPFKAARIPGSISEPAIYEARKRICDLGYLRHLYKKEDGTVGQRCPAEPVADYVKKGGLVEDTVGRKCLCNALMADVGMAQIQAGGAKEVHLLTAGDDLNNVSRMMKRGRMSYSATEVIEYLLSEELPRLKEAETTL; via the coding sequence ATGGCTTTTAAGCACCCAATTATTATTCAAGGTGGTATGGGGATCGCGGTTTCGAATTGGAAATTGGCGAGAACTGTATCTAAAACTGGTCAGCTCGGTGTTGTCTCAGGAACTGCAATTAACTCCGTGATCGTTCGTCGTCTTCAAGACGGTGATGTTGACGGAACCGTCAGACGTGCGCTTGCCGCATTTCCTTTACAAAGTGTCACTCAAAAAATCCTCGAGACTTATTTCATCGAGGGTGGTCGTGCTCCAGATAAAGCTTACAAGCGTGCTCCGATGTTCTCTGTGGAGTCCCCAAAAGCACTTTTGCAACTGACGGTTGCATCCAGTTTCGTTGAGGTATGGCTTGCAAAAGAAGGCCACAGCGGAGTGGTCGGCATTAACTTGCTTGAGAAAATTCACTTGCCGAACTTGGCTTGCCTTTATGGTGCCATGCTTGCGGACGTGGATTATGTCATCATGGGCGCGGGGATTCCGCGTGAAATTCCAGGGGCTCTCGATGCCTTTGCAAACAATGAAAAAGCCGGTTTGAAAATCCCTGTTGAGGGCGGCGATGACGTTGTTTCTTGGTTTGATCCAAAAGAAGTGATGGAAGGCATGGAGTTCAAAGCTCTGAAGCGCCCGTTCTTCTTCCCGATTGTTTCTTCTGCTGTATTGGCAGCAAGCTTGAAAAAGAAATCTACGGGTCGTGTAGACGGTTTCATCGTCGAAGGACCTCTCGCGGGCGGACACAATGCTCCTCCGCGTGGACCAATGAAACTCAACGATCGTGGCGAGCCTATTTACGGTGAGCGTGATGTGGTTTCTCTTCAGGATATGGCAGCCTTGGAGCTTCCGTTCTGGATGGCTGGCGACTACGCAACACCTGCGAAGATGAAAGCCGTTCGTGATCAAGGCGCGCATGGCATTCAGGTGGGAACTCTGTTTGCGTTCTCAGACGAATCCGGCGTTGATACGAAATTGCGTTTGGAAGCCATTCACACTGTGATGAGTGAAACCCCACCTCCGGGAGGTTGGATCTTTACAGATCCACGTTCCTCTCCGACGGGCTTCCCGTTCAAAGCGGCGCGCATTCCTGGAAGTATTTCTGAGCCGGCGATTTACGAAGCTCGTAAACGCATTTGCGATCTCGGTTACTTAAGACATCTTTATAAAAAAGAAGATGGAACCGTAGGCCAACGTTGTCCTGCGGAACCAGTCGCGGACTACGTGAAAAAAGGTGGCCTCGTTGAGGACACTGTTGGCCGTAAGTGCTTGTGCAATGCTCTGATGGCTGACGTCGGCATGGCGCAAATCCAAGCCGGTGGCGCAAAAGAGGTTCACTTGCTAACAGCGGGTGATGACTTGAACAACGTTTCTCGTATGATGAAACGCGGTCGCATGTCTTACAGTGCGACGGAAGTGATCGAGTATCTTCTCAGCGAGGAGCTGCCCAGGCTAAAGGAAGCTGAAACCACATTGTAA